The following are encoded in a window of Nibricoccus aquaticus genomic DNA:
- a CDS encoding glycosyltransferase family 4 protein translates to MSDTSLPGRIAFIGGYSPRQCGIATFTHDLCEAVGAAVPAAQCYAGAVNDRVEGYKYPLRVRFEILEKDLDSYRRAADFLNFNNADVLCVQHEFGIFGGPAGSHVLALLKEVRMPVVTTLHTVLRDPNPAQMMVMKELILRSDRLVVMAQKGAEILRDTYAVPDSKIDVILHGIPDIPFTDSRLSKAQFGVEGRIVLLTFGLLGPGKGIEYAIEALPEIVKTHPNVVYLILGATHPHLVAREGERYRLSLERLAEERGVKEHVIFYNRFVSLDDLSEFIGATDIYVTPYLNEAQITSGTLAYVFGAGKAVVSTPYWHAQELLADNRGILVPFRNPAAIAAGVCEFLDHPERLEKTRHDAYQMGREMIWPAVAQRYVESFQRARIDRRAQPRTAFAGWTLASRPYELPPLRLDHIVRMSDGTGIFQHALFNVPNFHEGYCTDDNARAFILCNLLEELGNEPHVEKLNDLATTYLAFLAAALNRGTGRFRNFMSHGRQWLEVAGSEDSHGRAMWALGSGTGRSRNEGRRRLSAQLFDNAVNGIETFTSPRSWAFALLGVHDYLREFPTNGQALALRVVLTKQLVQRWKDCATENWPWFEEIASYDNARLSQALILSGRWMPDPEALEIGLKSLRWLASIQRTQAGHFRPIGSEGFYVRDGARADFDQQPVEAQAMVSACLEAFRVTKDVSWSREAKRAFEWFLGRNDLGLPLYDHSNGGCSDGLHRDRVNENQGAESSLAFHLSLAEMNHAESPTAHPFASHR, encoded by the coding sequence TTGAGCGACACGTCACTGCCGGGGCGGATCGCCTTCATTGGCGGCTACTCGCCCAGACAGTGCGGCATCGCCACGTTCACCCACGATCTCTGTGAGGCTGTCGGAGCGGCCGTGCCCGCGGCGCAGTGTTACGCGGGCGCGGTGAATGACCGGGTGGAGGGCTATAAATATCCTCTGCGTGTGCGCTTCGAGATTTTGGAGAAGGATCTCGATTCCTACCGCAGGGCTGCGGACTTTCTAAATTTCAACAATGCCGACGTGCTCTGCGTTCAGCACGAGTTCGGAATTTTCGGCGGGCCCGCCGGCAGCCATGTGCTGGCACTGCTCAAAGAGGTGCGCATGCCAGTGGTGACGACGTTGCACACCGTGCTGCGCGATCCGAATCCCGCGCAGATGATGGTCATGAAAGAACTGATTCTCCGGAGTGACCGGCTGGTGGTCATGGCGCAGAAGGGCGCGGAGATCTTGCGCGATACGTACGCGGTGCCCGATTCGAAAATAGACGTCATACTCCACGGTATTCCGGATATTCCATTCACCGATTCTCGTCTCTCCAAGGCGCAGTTCGGCGTGGAAGGCCGCATCGTGTTACTTACCTTCGGCCTGCTCGGGCCGGGCAAGGGTATTGAGTATGCCATCGAGGCACTCCCGGAGATCGTGAAGACTCATCCAAATGTCGTGTATTTGATCCTCGGTGCGACCCATCCGCATCTCGTCGCGCGCGAAGGCGAACGCTACCGTTTGAGCCTGGAGCGGCTGGCGGAAGAGCGCGGCGTGAAAGAGCACGTTATTTTCTACAACCGTTTCGTGTCGCTCGACGATCTCAGCGAATTCATCGGCGCGACCGACATCTATGTGACGCCATATTTGAACGAGGCGCAGATCACCTCTGGCACGCTCGCTTACGTCTTCGGCGCGGGCAAAGCCGTGGTCTCCACTCCCTATTGGCACGCGCAAGAACTGCTGGCTGATAACCGCGGCATCCTCGTGCCGTTTCGAAATCCCGCCGCAATCGCCGCGGGCGTGTGCGAGTTCCTCGATCATCCGGAGCGTCTCGAAAAAACACGGCACGACGCTTATCAAATGGGACGCGAAATGATCTGGCCCGCCGTGGCGCAGCGCTACGTGGAATCTTTCCAACGCGCCCGCATCGATCGCCGCGCTCAACCGCGCACGGCTTTCGCGGGATGGACGCTCGCCAGCCGCCCGTACGAACTTCCGCCACTGCGACTCGATCACATCGTGCGCATGAGCGACGGTACAGGAATTTTTCAACACGCGTTGTTCAACGTCCCTAATTTCCACGAGGGGTACTGTACCGACGACAACGCGCGGGCCTTCATCCTGTGCAATCTCCTCGAAGAACTCGGTAACGAGCCGCACGTCGAAAAGCTCAACGATCTCGCAACGACCTATCTCGCGTTCCTCGCCGCAGCGCTCAATCGCGGTACGGGACGCTTCCGAAACTTCATGAGTCATGGTCGTCAGTGGCTTGAAGTCGCCGGGAGTGAAGACAGTCACGGCCGCGCCATGTGGGCGCTTGGATCTGGCACGGGCCGCTCGCGCAATGAAGGGAGGCGCCGTCTATCCGCGCAGCTTTTCGATAACGCCGTGAACGGTATCGAAACCTTCACGTCGCCGCGCTCCTGGGCCTTTGCGCTACTCGGCGTGCACGACTATTTGCGTGAGTTTCCAACGAACGGACAGGCGCTGGCCTTGCGCGTTGTGCTCACGAAACAACTCGTTCAGCGGTGGAAGGACTGCGCAACAGAGAATTGGCCGTGGTTCGAAGAAATCGCGAGCTACGACAATGCGCGCCTGTCACAGGCGCTGATTCTCAGCGGTCGCTGGATGCCTGATCCGGAGGCCTTGGAGATCGGTCTGAAGTCGTTGCGCTGGCTGGCCTCGATTCAGAGAACCCAAGCAGGGCACTTCCGTCCTATCGGAAGCGAAGGCTTCTATGTCCGCGATGGAGCCCGCGCCGATTTCGACCAGCAGCCTGTCGAAGCGCAGGCGATGGTGTCTGCCTGTCTCGAAGCGTTTCGCGTTACAAAGGACGTGAGCTGGTCGCGCGAAGCCAAACGCGCCTTCGAGTGGTTTTTAGGACGCAACGATCTCGGGCTCCCGCTCTACGATCACAGCAACGGCGGTTGCAGCGACGGTCTTCACCGGGACCGCGTTAACGAAAACCAAGGCGCGGAGTCGTCGTTAGCATTTCACCTTTCCCTCGCAGAAATGAACCACGCCGAATCCCCAACGGCCCACCCGTTTGCCTCCCACCGATGA
- a CDS encoding glycoside hydrolase family 130 protein has protein sequence MNTLSVRRHEITLLPDSARVIIRPFIPSAVERIAGVIGRALALSEDEVVKKVEVIHQAFDSRHLDIETPLLEHYAKVRKHVATPHPLSRARELLIGALFSGEYALESAALFNPSIVPHPDQSGVADGGLRFIMSLRATGEGHISSIEFREGIISPAGDISFAEVSRFVTMPQLVPNPSYQKKSFITKLKEMGFENDCATAVMEPLGAQFTRTDLGSSVARTRNEALPATHEFSRTLECIKWLADSNYELRFSPKISLSERIIFPVSANESNGIEDARFVRFTEDDGSILYCATYTAYNGRVILPQLIETQDFLHFRVLTLNGSGVQNKGMALFPRRINGRYVMLSRQDDENILIMFSDYLHYWSDPEILLRPAEVWESVKLGNCGSPIETDEGWLVITHGVGPMRTYCIGAVLLDLDDPTRVIGRLREPILSAEGIEREGYVPNVVYSCGSMIHAGKLILPYAMSDKATAIASMPLDKLLSEIVRD, from the coding sequence ATGAACACGTTATCCGTCCGCCGTCACGAAATCACCCTCCTGCCTGACAGTGCACGCGTCATCATCCGGCCGTTTATCCCCTCCGCTGTCGAACGCATCGCCGGCGTAATCGGTCGCGCGCTGGCACTTTCGGAAGACGAGGTGGTGAAAAAAGTGGAGGTCATCCATCAGGCGTTCGACTCCCGCCATCTCGATATCGAAACGCCGCTGCTCGAGCACTACGCCAAGGTGCGAAAGCATGTCGCGACACCGCATCCGCTCTCACGTGCGCGGGAACTCCTGATCGGCGCATTGTTTTCCGGCGAATATGCCTTGGAGTCAGCGGCGCTGTTTAATCCGTCCATCGTGCCCCACCCCGATCAAAGCGGCGTGGCGGATGGCGGTCTGCGTTTCATCATGAGCCTGCGCGCCACCGGCGAAGGACACATCTCGTCCATCGAGTTTCGAGAGGGAATCATTTCGCCTGCGGGCGACATCAGCTTCGCGGAAGTTTCCCGCTTCGTGACGATGCCTCAGCTCGTCCCCAACCCCAGTTATCAAAAGAAAAGCTTCATCACGAAGTTGAAGGAGATGGGTTTTGAAAACGACTGCGCCACCGCCGTCATGGAGCCGCTCGGCGCGCAGTTCACCCGCACCGATCTGGGCAGCAGCGTGGCCCGCACGCGAAACGAAGCATTGCCCGCCACGCACGAATTCTCCCGCACGCTGGAGTGCATCAAGTGGCTCGCCGACTCCAACTACGAGCTGCGCTTCTCGCCGAAAATCTCGCTGAGCGAACGGATCATTTTCCCCGTCTCAGCCAATGAGAGCAACGGCATCGAAGACGCGCGTTTCGTGCGCTTCACCGAGGACGATGGCTCAATCCTCTATTGCGCGACCTACACCGCCTACAACGGACGTGTCATTCTTCCCCAGCTAATCGAGACGCAGGATTTCCTGCACTTCCGCGTGCTCACCTTGAACGGCAGTGGCGTGCAAAACAAAGGCATGGCGCTCTTCCCCCGGCGCATCAACGGCCGCTACGTGATGCTTTCGCGACAGGACGACGAAAACATCCTCATCATGTTTTCCGACTACCTCCACTATTGGAGCGATCCAGAAATTCTTCTGCGCCCCGCTGAAGTCTGGGAATCCGTGAAACTCGGAAACTGCGGCTCTCCGATTGAAACCGACGAAGGCTGGCTCGTCATCACGCACGGAGTCGGTCCGATGCGTACTTACTGCATCGGTGCTGTGCTCCTCGACCTCGACGATCCAACGCGCGTCATCGGCCGCCTTCGCGAGCCCATTCTCTCAGCGGAAGGAATCGAACGCGAAGGCTATGTGCCCAACGTCGTCTACAGCTGTGGGTCCATGATCCACGCCGGAAAACTCATATTGCCCTACGCGATGAGCGACAAAGCCACCGCCATCGCGAGCATGCCGCTCGATAAGCTGCTCTCGGAAATAGTTCGGGATTAG
- a CDS encoding DUF2934 domain-containing protein — protein MNSEPVVPSHTSRFSKTEGFADSPDPRVAGLVSVSAVQRKEISLRAFSMWEEAGRPDDRSLAHWLAAEAEILHRPLTSGS, from the coding sequence ATGAATTCCGAACCGGTCGTGCCTTCACATACTTCACGCTTCAGCAAAACGGAGGGGTTCGCGGATTCTCCTGATCCCAGAGTTGCTGGGTTAGTCTCCGTCAGCGCCGTTCAACGGAAAGAAATCAGTCTACGCGCTTTCTCAATGTGGGAAGAAGCCGGTCGCCCCGACGATCGCAGCCTTGCGCACTGGCTGGCCGCGGAAGCGGAAATATTGCATCGTCCACTAACTTCGGGCTCATGA
- a CDS encoding ABC transporter ATP-binding protein, with protein MILAHELTKSFGARRVLRGLDLAVEPGAITLMVGANGAGKTTTLRILAGLARADGGTVTICGHDLEKARGAALARMSFLPQAPRFHPRLTTGQTARFYGELRGRTRRDVDAGLDAWGVLEFADVPTGKLSGGLRQRLALAVFALADAPVLMLDEPGLSLDPQWRRSLQDFLVNEAERGRTILLATHLLGEWEGKADRCLLVEHGRSQGELPPDRIRDCFPRLERDAVPSV; from the coding sequence ATGATCCTGGCTCACGAACTGACGAAATCTTTTGGCGCGCGGCGGGTGCTGCGCGGGCTCGATCTGGCGGTGGAGCCGGGGGCGATCACGCTGATGGTGGGCGCGAATGGCGCGGGGAAGACGACGACGCTGCGCATCCTGGCCGGGCTGGCGCGCGCGGATGGCGGCACGGTGACGATCTGCGGGCACGATCTGGAGAAGGCGCGGGGAGCGGCGCTGGCGCGGATGAGTTTCCTGCCGCAGGCGCCGCGGTTTCATCCGCGGCTGACGACGGGACAGACGGCGCGTTTTTATGGAGAGCTGCGCGGACGGACGCGGCGCGATGTGGACGCGGGGCTCGATGCGTGGGGCGTGCTGGAGTTTGCGGATGTGCCGACGGGAAAACTTTCGGGCGGGCTGAGGCAGCGGCTGGCGCTGGCGGTTTTCGCGCTGGCGGATGCGCCGGTGCTGATGCTGGACGAGCCGGGGCTGAGCCTCGATCCGCAGTGGCGGCGGAGTTTGCAGGATTTTCTGGTGAACGAGGCGGAGCGGGGGCGGACGATCCTCCTGGCGACGCATTTGCTCGGCGAGTGGGAGGGGAAGGCGGATCGCTGTCTGCTGGTCGAGCACGGCCGCTCGCAGGGGGAACTGCCGCCGGACAGGATTCGGGATTGTTTCCCCCGTTTGGAGCGGGATGCGGTGCCGTCCGTCTGA